The Vreelandella piezotolerans genomic interval GCAATTGGCCTCTCTGCAATTGGCCTCTTAGCGATTGACGAAGAGGCCGCCGTCGCCAGGAAGTTGCCGTTAAACGCGGGGAGCGCTCTTTGCGGGGCGAGCTTGAGCGCCTGCTTGATGCGCTTCGCCAGCCAGGGAGCCCGTTCGATACCGTTCACCAAACCTGAGAACCGGCTAGCCCAAGGGGCGTAACGGGGCATTTCGCCAACCATGCGATCACGCAACGTGAGGCCTTTGGCGCGCACCCGGGCCGCCCGCGCTTCGATCTTGAACTTGGCCATATCAACGCCCGTGGGGCAGTCGCGTTTGCAGCCTTTACAAGAAACGCATAGGTCCAGCGCTTCTTTCACCTCATCGCTGGCGAGTCCTTCATCCCCCAACTGCCCCGAGAGCACCTGTCGAAGCGTGTTTGCTCTACCTCGGGTCAGGTGCTGCTCCTCTTTGGTGATGCGGTAGCTTGGGCACATGGTGCCTGCATCGAACTTGCGACAGTGGCCGTTGTTGTTGCACATCTCGACCGCCATGGCCAAGCCATGGGTCGTGTCTCCGGCACTGCCAGGAGGCGTTTGCTCACCCGTGAGCGGATCTCGCTTCACGTTCCAGGAGGACCAATCGAATACCGGTGTCATCGGAATACGCTGATAGGTGGACGGAAAACGGAAGTAGCGCTCGTCATCCATTTTCGGGGTATCGACGATTTTTCCAGGATTGAGCAGGTTCTGCGGATCAAAGAGCTGTTTCACTTCGCGGAAAGCGTCATTGATGGTCTCGCCAAACTGCCAAGCAACCCACTCGCCACGGCAAATACCGTCGCCGTGCTCACCCGAGTACGCGCCCTTGTACTCACGTACCAGCGCAGAGGCCAGCTCTGCGATTTCACGCATTTTTTGCGCCCCGTCGCGGCGCATGTCCAGAATGGGGCGAACGTGTAGCGTGCCGACCCCCGCATGGGCGTACCAGGTGCCCTCTGTGCCATAGCGATTGAATACCTCGGTGAGCTTTGCGGTGTACTCGGCAAGGTGCTCGAGAGGAACGGCGCAATCTTCGATGAAGGAGACCGGCTTACCATCGCCTTTCATGCTCATCATGATATTGAGCCCAGCCTTGCGCACGTTCCACAGCGCTTTCTGCTCGGCCGCCTCCGGCATATTCACCACGCTGCCGGGCAGTCCTAAATCACTCATCAACTCATTCAAGCGGCGTAACGCTTCAAGCTGGGCATCTCGGTCTTGCCCGGCAAACTCCACCAGCAAAATGGCTTCCGGCTTGCCGATCAGCGCTTTTTCGATCACCGGCCTGAACGCCGGATTCTCAAGCGAGAGCTCGATCATCGTGCGGTCGACGAGTTCGACTGCCATCGGCCCCAGCTTGACGATATGCTGGGTAAAATCCATGGCTTGATAGAACGTGGGGAAGTTGACGACCCCCAGCACTTTTTGTTCGGGGAGCGGCGACAGCTTCAGCTTGATACGGCGGCTTACCCCGAGCGTCCCTTCAGAGCCGATAAGCAAGTGCGCTAAATTCGCCCGCCCATTCGGGTCATAGGGGATAGGGTTTTGGCAGTCGAACAGGTCGAGGTTATAGCCCCCCACGCGACGCAACACTTTGGGAAAGTGGTCGCGAATATCATGGCCGACCCGCTCGGCAATGGCTTTTACCTGCTGGGCAAGTTGGTGTTCTCTTGTGCCCTCAGCGAACCCATCTACAAAGCTGAAATTCACGTCGCATCCATCGGCCAGCGTGGCTTCGATGCCCTCGACGTTGTGCACCATGTTGCCGTAGTAAATAGAGCGCGACCCGCAGGAGTTGTTGCCTGCCATGCCGCCAATGGTGCACTGGGCACTGGTGGAGACATCCACCGGATACCATAGCCCATGGGGCTTGAGCCAAGCATTGAGATGATCCAGCACCATGCCTGGCTCCACCACCACGGTGCGTGCGTCGGGGTCGAACTCCACCACTTGGTTCAGCCAGCGCGTGGTATCGATGACCAATGCCTCACCCACGGTTTGACCACACTGGCTGGTGCCTGCCCCACGTGCCAACACCGGCACGTGGGCGTCACGGGCAATGTCCAGGGCAATTTTCAAATCTTCCTGATGGCGTGGGAGTATCACGCCCACGGGGGTTACCTGATAAATGGATGCGTCAGTGGCATAACGCCCCCGAGTCGCCTGATCAAATAAGACATCGCCTGTGAGCTCTCGTGAAAGCCGTTCAGCCAGACCGCTGATCGGCTTGATCTTGGCATCTCTAGGCGCAGGTTGGCTGGTCAGTGACGTCATGACACTTCTCCCCTTTTTAACGCGCCTGATGGTCGCTTGACGCTTGCAACGGGTTTGCCGCGAAGTACTCCAACGCTGCCAAGACACCGCTGCCGCGCAGTGAAACGCCTGCCAGCTTCATGCCCGCTTCGCAGCCGCCCAGCGTGGCAATCAGGGTCAAGTCGTTGCAATCCCCCAGGTGCCCGATCCGGAACATCTTGCCTTTCGCCTTGCCAAGGCCCATTCCCAGCGACAGGTCAAAACGCTCATAGATGATCTTGCGCACGGCATCCGCATCCACGCCTTCCGGCATCACCACCCCGGTGAGTACCGGGGAGTACAGCGCGGGGTCCTGGCACTGAATCTCCAAGCCCCACGCTTGTACCGCCGCACGCACCCCTGCCGCCCAGCGCTGGTGGCGGGCCAGTACCTGTGGCATACCCTCATCCAGCAGCATGTCGAGCGCCTCGTTAAGGCCGTACAGCAAGTTGGTGCTGGGGGTATAGGGCCAATAGCCGTTCTGGTTGGCTTCCAGGATTTCATCCCAGGCCCAGAAACTCTTGGGCAGCTTGGCCTGTTTGCTCACCTTGATCGCTTTGGGTGAGAGCGCATTGAAGCTGATGCCCGGTGGCAGCATCAGGCCCTTTTGTGAGCCGGACACCGTGACATCCACGCCCCACTCATCGTGGCGGTAATCGGCACTGGCCAACCCGGAAATGGTATCCACAATCAATAAGGCCGGATGATTGGCCTCATCGATGGCGCGACGAACCTCAGCGATGTCACTGGTGACCCCCGTGGAAGTTTCGTTGTGCACCACACAGACCGCTTTGATCTCGTGGTCAGGGTCGTCTTTTAGCCGCTCTTTGATCATCTCGGCCTGCACGCCTTGGCGCCAGCCTTCATACCCCGGCAGACCAATGAATTCCGGCGTTAGATCCAGACGCAGCGCCATCTTGTGCCACAGCGTAGCGAAGTGGCCTGTTTCGAACATCAGCACCCGGTCGCCAGGCGACATGGTGTTGGCAAGCGCCGCCTCCCATGCGCCCGTGCCTGAGGCGGGGTAGATCACTACCGGGTGCTCGGTCTTGAATACCTGCTTGGTCTTGGCCAGCAGTTCGCGGCCCAGCGCGCCGAACTCTGGCCCGCGGTGATCGATCGTTGGCAGGCTCATGGCGCGCAGGATGCGGTCGGGCACCGGCGATGGGCCAGGAATCTGCAGAAAATGACGACCGGAGGGGTGAAAATCGAGTTTCAACATGATGTCGCTTCCTATTGTTGTTTTGAGGCGGTTGTCGCGAAACAGCACGGCACAAAATTGGATAATGAATTCAAACTGTATTTTTAAAAAAACTACTTTATGCACCCTTCGGCACGCAGTGTGTCACGCTCTTCATCCGACAGGCCCAATTGCTCGAGCACCTCGTCGGTATGCTGAGCAAAGAGCGGTGCTGAAGAGCGGATCTGAGCAGGTGTGCGTGAGAACTTGCTGGGAAAGCCGATGGTTTTCATTTTGCCGATCACCGGATGGTCCATCTCCTCCACCATGCCACGGGCCAAGTAGTGCTCATCCTGCATGGCCTGGGCAAAGTCATTGATGGGGCCTGCCGGTACGCCTGCGGTATCGCAGAGTGTCAGCCACTCATCGACGGTCTGGTGGGCCATCAGCTCTTCGAGCAGCGCCTCCAGTTCATCCACATGCTGGCCACGGTCATAGTTGGTCAGAAAGCGGGGGTCTTCCATCAGTGCGGGACGTTTCAATACATCGCCGCAAAACCGCTCCCAGGTTCGTTGGTTGGCGCAGCCCAGCATCAAATAACCATCCTTGGCCTTCACCGCCTGATAAGGCGCAGACACCCGATGGCGCCAGCCAGTGGGGCCAGGCACGGTGCCTTCAGAGAAGTAAGCCGCCGCTTCCCAGGTAAACCAGGGCAACCCGCATTCGGTAATGGCGATATCGATATGCTGCCCTTCCCCCGTCTTCATCTTGTGGATGTGGGCGGCCAAAATCGAATAGACCGCCGTGATGCCACCGCCAATGTCGT includes:
- a CDS encoding CaiB/BaiF CoA transferase family protein → MLPLQDIKVLDVSQIMAGPYCTMVLADMGAEVIKVEKLNGGDDSRQMGPYVNGESTCFSQINRNKKSISLNLKDERARQIFYRLAADADVIVENYRPGVTQSLSIDYDTIKAINPGIVYCSISGYGQTGPYSHRGGFDLVAQGMTGLMSMTGEAGRRPLKTGIAVYDIGGGITAVYSILAAHIHKMKTGEGQHIDIAITECGLPWFTWEAAAYFSEGTVPGPTGWRHRVSAPYQAVKAKDGYLMLGCANQRTWERFCGDVLKRPALMEDPRFLTNYDRGQHVDELEALLEELMAHQTVDEWLTLCDTAGVPAGPINDFAQAMQDEHYLARGMVEEMDHPVIGKMKTIGFPSKFSRTPAQIRSSAPLFAQHTDEVLEQLGLSDEERDTLRAEGCIK
- a CDS encoding FAD-binding and (Fe-S)-binding domain-containing protein, producing the protein MTSLTSQPAPRDAKIKPISGLAERLSRELTGDVLFDQATRGRYATDASIYQVTPVGVILPRHQEDLKIALDIARDAHVPVLARGAGTSQCGQTVGEALVIDTTRWLNQVVEFDPDARTVVVEPGMVLDHLNAWLKPHGLWYPVDVSTSAQCTIGGMAGNNSCGSRSIYYGNMVHNVEGIEATLADGCDVNFSFVDGFAEGTREHQLAQQVKAIAERVGHDIRDHFPKVLRRVGGYNLDLFDCQNPIPYDPNGRANLAHLLIGSEGTLGVSRRIKLKLSPLPEQKVLGVVNFPTFYQAMDFTQHIVKLGPMAVELVDRTMIELSLENPAFRPVIEKALIGKPEAILLVEFAGQDRDAQLEALRRLNELMSDLGLPGSVVNMPEAAEQKALWNVRKAGLNIMMSMKGDGKPVSFIEDCAVPLEHLAEYTAKLTEVFNRYGTEGTWYAHAGVGTLHVRPILDMRRDGAQKMREIAELASALVREYKGAYSGEHGDGICRGEWVAWQFGETINDAFREVKQLFDPQNLLNPGKIVDTPKMDDERYFRFPSTYQRIPMTPVFDWSSWNVKRDPLTGEQTPPGSAGDTTHGLAMAVEMCNNNGHCRKFDAGTMCPSYRITKEEQHLTRGRANTLRQVLSGQLGDEGLASDEVKEALDLCVSCKGCKRDCPTGVDMAKFKIEARAARVRAKGLTLRDRMVGEMPRYAPWASRFSGLVNGIERAPWLAKRIKQALKLAPQRALPAFNGNFLATAASSSIAKRPIAERPIAEKEVLLFVDTFNNYMEADNASAAKRVLEAAGYQVHLNVTQGQRPLCCGRTYLSSGQFEKAKAEAQRTLDFLMPFVERGVAVVGLEPSCLLSMRDEFLQYGFGEQAQALSEAAYLFEEFLLHAHSTGALSLTLKPMEGQRVMLHGHCHQKAFDALRPVEQVVSWIPGVAVETIESSCCGMAGSFGYEAEHYEASMKMAELTLLPAVRSANEQAVLVADGTSCRHQIQDGSGRQAIHVARLLAQALA
- a CDS encoding pyridoxal-phosphate-dependent aminotransferase family protein translates to MLKLDFHPSGRHFLQIPGPSPVPDRILRAMSLPTIDHRGPEFGALGRELLAKTKQVFKTEHPVVIYPASGTGAWEAALANTMSPGDRVLMFETGHFATLWHKMALRLDLTPEFIGLPGYEGWRQGVQAEMIKERLKDDPDHEIKAVCVVHNETSTGVTSDIAEVRRAIDEANHPALLIVDTISGLASADYRHDEWGVDVTVSGSQKGLMLPPGISFNALSPKAIKVSKQAKLPKSFWAWDEILEANQNGYWPYTPSTNLLYGLNEALDMLLDEGMPQVLARHQRWAAGVRAAVQAWGLEIQCQDPALYSPVLTGVVMPEGVDADAVRKIIYERFDLSLGMGLGKAKGKMFRIGHLGDCNDLTLIATLGGCEAGMKLAGVSLRGSGVLAALEYFAANPLQASSDHQAR